The following is a genomic window from Chloracidobacterium sp..
CCTGACGGCCAATTACCGAGTCGCCGACCCGTCGATATTCGACCTATGCGATGTTGTTTGTTCACGGCTCAAGGATGATCTTGAGACGCGGCAAAGCGTACTGCAAGGCGTTATCTGATAATATTGGAGCGCCGTCAATGATAAGGAGCTACGCAGAGTTCTGGGAATTCTATGTCGAGGAGCACTCGAAACCTTTGACGCGCCTGCTGCACCTTATCGGAACGGTTTTGAGCTCCGCATTGCTTGTCCGGCTGATAGTCGCGGGAACTTGGTATTACTTTCCGCTCTGCCTGCTGATCGGGTACGGTTTTGCTTGGACAGGGCATTTCTTTGTCGAAAGGAATCGGCCGGCGACATTCAAATATCCGCTTTGGTCACTCATTTCGGACTATAAGATGGTCATCTACATGCTGACCGGCAGGATGAACGCCGAGGCCGAACGGATACTCGCTCAAAAGTTAGGCTTTTCACGCTCGAGATAGAGCATCAAGCTAATATCTCGAAGAAAGGAGGATCCTGTAATGCTGCTTGCAAAGAATTGGTGGGCGTTCCTTTTACGCGGGATCATCGCCCTCATTTTCGGGGCCGTCGCGATAATGGCTCCGTCTGTCGCGTTCATCTCACTCGTTCTGGTTTTCGGCATATTTGCGCTTGTTGACGGCATTTTCTCGATAGCGTCGGCCTTTGCGTCAAATGCAAAAAGTGAGAATTGGTGGTGGCTGATGCTCGAAGGCCTTGTCGGTATCTTGATAGGCTTCTTAACGATATTTCAAACATCGGTAATGGGCGATGCGTGGCTTTTCCTTATTGCTGCGTGGGCGATCATCAACGGCGTTTTCAAGGTCGTCGCTGCCGTCAGGCTTCGCAAGGTGATCAAGGGCGAGGTTTGGATGATACTGAGCGGCCTGCTGTCGGTGGCTTTCGGCGTCCTCGTGGCGATGAACCCAGCGTCGGGCGCATTTGCTGTCGGCTTCATCATCGGCATTTACGCATTTCTGTTCGGCATTATGCTGATCCTGCTGTCGATGAAACTGAAAAGATTCTCGGCGCGTTAATGGCAGCGGATATCCGCGGCACACTGCGGTACGGCTTCTTACTTTGACGGCCGTGCTCTGGTAGAATGTGCTTTTTCGGGCAGGAAGATGAAAGAAGTAGCGACCGATATCGTAAACCCCGAGGCACTCAACTCGACCATCGAATTCCTAACTGCGATGGTCACTCCAGCATTGCTCATTTCCGCGACAGGCTCGCTTGTGCTCTCGACATCGACACGCCTCGGCCGAGTCGTCGATCGCGTTCGCCAGTTGGAAGAGCGGCTGTCGGATCTGATCTATCGCGACAACAAGGACGAGATACCGCTTTACGATAAACGCGTCGAGGTCATCGTCGATCTGCTCGACAAGGTTACGAGCCGCTCGCGCATACTTCAGCGGGCGATGGCAACATTCTATTACGGCCTTGGTTTCTTTGTGTTGACAAGCGTGGTGATCGCGGTCGCAGCGTTCTTTAACTCATACCGCTGGGTGCCGATACCGGTCGGCATTATCGGCATTATGTTCATCTTTTGGGGCAGTATGCTAATGCTGCGCGAGACGAGCATGGCAACCGCGACGGTCAATGCTGAGATGGATTTCACATGGGAGCTTGCACGCGAGGTCGCCCCCAAGTCGGTCGCGGTCAAGTACAAGTCGAAGGGCAAGAACAAGGGAATGAGGCCCGCGAAGATCAATGACCGCCGGATACCTGAAGCTCCTAGCGGAGAATGAACTCAAGTGCCGAGTGGCGGCTCTCGAGGATCTTTTGCGCTCCTGCACTGTCTGTCCGAAGGATTGCGGCAACGACCGTTTGAAAGACCAGATCGCGGCGTGTTATTCCGGCCGTTTGCCGATCGTTTCGAGCTACACGGCCCACTTCGGCGAGGAGCCTGTTTTGAGCGGGACGCGAGGCACGGGAAACATCTTCTTCGGCAACTGCAATCTCCGGTGCGTTTATTGTCAAAATTATCAGATATCGCAAACCTGGAAAGTGCAGCGTAAGAATGAGGTTACGCATGAGCGCCTCGCCGAGATGATGCTCGAACTTCAGGCGCACGGCTGCCACAACATCGGCTTCGTTTCGCCGACGCATTTCGCTCCGCAGATGGCGCGTGCCGTGATGATCGCGGCTGAGCGCGGGCTTCGGCTACCGATCATTTATAACACTAATGCTTACGATTCGGTCGAGGTGCTGCGACTGCTCGAGGGCATCGTTGACATATACTTGCCCGATCTGAAATATGCCGATCCAGACGCCGGTTTTCAGTACTCAAAGGTGCGTAATTATGCGCGATACGCCCGCACGGCAATAAAAGAAATGCACCGCCAAATGGGTAGCGAACTCGTCTTCGACGAAGAAGGCATCCTGCGGCACGGCCTTCTAATTCGCCTCCTCGTTCTGCCGAACGATATTGCGGGGCTTGCCGAGAATCTGCGTTGGATCCGCGATGAACTCGGCCCGAAAACCGCTATATCACTGATGGCACAGTACTATCCAACCAACAAAGCAGCCTCTGATCCGCGTTACATTTTGCTCTCGCGTCGCATCAGCGAAGGCGAATGGTTCGAGGCCGTTTCCTTGCTCGACGAGATCGGTATGGAAGAAGGCTTTATGCAGGAATACGAGTCCGCCTCGCATTACTACCGCCCGGATTTCACCGACAAGGAAAAGCCGTTCAAGGATATAAGGGATTTTGAATAAAGGTCATGACCATCATGGCATAGCACGAATGAAACAAGGTGATAGAGCACCGGATTTTACGCTAAAGGATGGCGACGGGAACGATTGGACGCTGAGCGATCGTCGCGGACGGACGGTTGTGCTGCTTTTCTATCCGGGCGACGATACGCCCGTGTGCACACGGCAGCTTTGCTCAGTGCGTGATAACTGGCAGGCGTACGAAGCGACGGGGGCAGAGGTCATCGGCATTTCGACCGACAGCACGGCGTCGCACGACGCATTTACTGCGAAATATTCGCTCCCGCTAACGCTGCTGTCGGATCCGAATGCAGATGTTTCCCGCGTGTACGGAATGAAAAGCTGGCTGCCGGGCCGCTCGGCACGAGGCGTTGTTGTGATCGACCGCACCAGCCGCATCGCCTATCACAAAGTGCAGCCGCTGAGCCTCTTTCGGCCCAGCGATGCAGACGTCATCGAGGCGATAAAATGTGCGGACGCGGGCGGTTCGTGGTAGCATCGAACTATGGCTCTTTTTAGTAATAAGTTCGTTTGCAAGCGTTGCGGTAACAAGGGCGAACAGCTCAAGGCGGCGCCGGTGCCGAATGAGATCGGCCGGCGTATAGTTGACGAGATATGCACGGGATGCTGGCAGGCGTGGCTGCAAAAGCAGACACAGTTGATCAACCACTTCGGGATCGACGTAATGGATCCGAAGGCTCAACAATTCCTTTTCGACAATTTGAAGGGCTTTCTGTTCGATGAGGGCGCGCCCGGCGTTCCGCTAACACAGATCGATACTTCCAAGAAGGGGAATATCAGTTGGTAGCAATGATGCAGCCGACGGCCGAAATGCAGTTTGTCGGGTGAAACGGCCGTGTTATGGATCTGCTGAGCGAAGACCTCGACATAGCAAAGGTCACGGCCGCACAATTCGACACGCTTCTTGCAAATGGCTGGCGTCATTTCGGGACGCGCTTCTACCGCTATAATTGGCAGGTGTATGAGCGGAGGCTCGTTCGCGTTATGGCGTTGCGAATACGGCTCAGTTCGTTCCGCCAAAAGCGCAGCCAGCGGCGTGTACTCACACGCAATGCCGACCTTGAGGTCTCGATCACACCGCCGGTCATCGATGCCGAGGTCGAGACTCTTTTTCATCGCCATAAGCTGCGCTTCAAGGAGCATATTCCCGAAAGCATCTTCGAGTTCATCGCCCCGAACGAGGCCGCTTCGCCGACAACGCTGCGGCTCATAACCGCTCGCGATCTCGAAGGGCGTCTCGTCGGAGCAAGTTTCTTCGATCTCGGCGAAGTGAGCCTGTCGGCCATTTACAGTTGTTTTGATCCGGAACAGACACGCCGCAGCCTCGGTATCTTTCTGGTACTCAAAGGCATCGAGTATGCGATCGAGAGCGATAAGCTCTTCTACTATCACGGGTACGCATTCGATGTACCGTCCTTTTACGACTATAAAAAACGCTTTACCGGCGTCGAAAGATTCAACTGGAACGGCTCCTGGGAGCCGCTCCAAGCGTATCCGCGCTAAGCAAACAGGATCGCGTGCTATTCGGCCGACGCTGTTGTTATCTTCATCGAGAAGCGGGTGAGTTCGCGTTTATAGAACTTGTACTCGGCGATATAGCGAAAGGCCGCTGTGCTGTCCGGCACTTTTATATCGTCGAATTGAAATCGCAGCAGATCGACCTTGCCTGTTGTTGTGTGTTCGAGGGGCCGGCCTTTTTTCTTCAAGATATCGTTCGGGCCGATACTGTTTGTCCGCGTGAGGTTCGGGATGCCGACAAGCAGCGAGACGGCCATATCGCGGCCCGATTGATGATTGCCTACAAAGACATTCGATTCGGTAAGGAAGCGGCCGAATTTCTCGGCGACAAAGTGCCTGTTCCGATAATCATCGCCTACCTCGTAAACCTCGAGTGCGGTTATAAAATACGGCTCATCGAGTGAGGCGGAAGTGAGCTTCAGCACGCTTGTTGCCCGCGAATTATAGAAATAATATGTGCAGGTCCCTTCGTCGGTGCGCGGCTGGTAGCCGTCAAGGAACTTCTTTGCCGACTCGCGGTCGCCGAGCTTGACGCCCGCGACGGACATATCGGGCACACCCGCAGTTGCTTGGGCTGATAGGGTACCTGCAATGCTCAAAGAAAACAGTAGCGAAACGATAAAATAAGAAAAGGAAATTCTCATTCTGGCCTCCCTGTCCGAGGATCCAACGCAGGCGGCAACGAAGGCCGCCCCGATATGTATAACAAATTTTAACAGATATTAACAGTGTCGAGCAATGATTATTTCAGTTCGGCCTTTGTCCATTTGAGATCGCTGTTCAGATCGCGGAAATGATCGAGCATCGGCAGAAAAGCCGTCGTCGTCTCGCTGACATTGCTCATAACGGTGCGTTTGCCGGCAGTGTGCGTCGCGGTGATCGACGTGTTGCCGGCGGTCAAGCTCATTCCGTCACGCCATTCCCTGAACGCCTCATTATCGGCGATCTTTTTTGCAAGCTCGGCAAATCGATCGGGCGTGAGGCTTGCCGTCGAACGTGTCTCCTCGACAAGATCTTTACGTTTTTCGGCCTTGTTCCAACGGCGAATGGTAACGACCCGTTCGGCGCTTCCGTCGCGGTTAACCGTCATCATGTAATCGCAAGGCGATTCGCTGCTCATGAAGCCGTCATCATTGCCGAAGTACTCGTTATAGGTCTTCGCGCACTTGTCACCCTTTGGGAAAAAGCCTCGGTACACGGTCACGAGTTTCAGCTCGGAGATATTATCGGCAGCGATCGGCGCGGCCCCTGGCTCGCCCGGCGGCGTTCGCTCGTGCTGCGGGGGCGCTTCCCGATCACCGCCGTTGATATTTGGCGCCGTTCTATCGGTATAAGCACCGCACGCGTCGGCGATAACGACAACACCCGCGGCTGCGATCAGCATTGTTATAAGTACGTTTCGTCCGCTCATTGAAAGGTGATTCACGCGGTCGCGGATCGTCAGAAGCTCAGCACAAGCTCGCCGCCTTTCGCATCCGCGGAGACGCTGCCGCCATCCGTTAGTCTGCCGAAGAGGATCTCATGCGCGAGCGGCTGTTTGACCTTTTCGTGGATGAGGCGAGCCATAGGCCTCGCGCCGTAACGTGCATCGAAGCCGTTCTCGGCGAGCCACTCGCGGGCGCCGTCGGTCAGCGTTATATTGACGCGCTTTTCGGCAAGCTGTGCGTTCAGCTCGCGTATGAACTTATCGACGACGAGTTTGATGACTTCGGTATCGAGCGGTTTGAACGCGACCCACGCATCGAGCCGGTTGCGGAATTCCGGCGTGAAGGTACGCTCGATCGCACCTTTCGCGCTTCCCTTTGTCTCGGTCGAATTCCTAAAGCCGACGCCGCCAGATGAAAGTTCACGCGCGCCGGCATTCGTCGTCATGATCAAGATAACGTTGCGGAAATCGGCTTTCTTGCCGTTATTGTCGGTAAGCGTGGCTGAGTCCATCACTTGGAGCAGCAGGTTGAAAAGATTCGGATGAGCCTTTTCGATCTCGTCGAGGACAAGGACGGCGTGCGGTGTACGCATTATCGCCTCGGTCAGCAGCCCGCCTTGGTCAAAGCCGACGTATCCCGGCGGAGCACCGATCAGCCTTGAGACCGTGTGCGGTTCGGCATATTCGCTCATATCAAAGCGAATGAACTCGATTCCGAGTATCTCAGCAAGCTGTTTTGAAACTTCTGTCTTACCGACGCCGGTCGGGCCTGAGAAAAGGAATGAGCCGACGGGTTTCGTTTCATGCCCGATGCCCGCGCGTGAGATCTGTATCGCGTCAACGATCGCATCAATGGCCTCATCCTGGCCGTAGATGATCTTCTTGATGTCCGCGCGAAGCGTTTTGAGTCGTACCTTCTCATCGGCAACCACCGATCTCGGCGGTATCTTTGCCATTCGGGCGATGGTCCGCTCTACCATTGCCACGGAAACGCGTTTCGGACGCCGTGCTGCGGGCATCAGTTTTACCGAAGCGCCGACCTCGTCGATAACGTCGATAGCTTTGTCAGGCAAAAAGCGGTCGTTTATGTACTTTCCGGCAAGTTCGGCAGCCGTGTGCAGGGCATCGGACGTATATTTAACTCCGTGATGCTCTTCGTAGAATCCCTTGAGGCCCTTTAGGATCTCGACGGTTTCTTCGACGGAAGGTTCGTTGATGTCGATCCGCTGAAAACGCCGCGCCAATGCTCGGTCGCGGTCGAATGCTGCCTTGTACTCGGCATGCGTGGTCGAACCGATACAGCGGAGCTCGCCCGCGGCAAGGGCGGGCTTCAAAATATTCGACGCATCCATCGAGCCGCCTGAGACCGAGCCTGCTCCGACGATGGTGTGTATCTCGTCAATGAACAGGATCGCATTTTCGTGCTCCTTCAGCTCATTTATTATCGCCTTGAAACGCTGCTCAAAATCGCCGCGAAACCGCGTGCCAGCAAGGACCGCGCCCATGTCCAAAGCAAAGACCTCGGCGTCGCGGAGCACATCCGGCACATCGCCCGTGCTGATCTTCAATGCAAGGCCCTCAGCAAGGGCCGTCTTGCCTACGCCCGGCTCGCCGACATAGAGCGGATTGTTCTTTTTTCGGCGGCAAAGCACCTGCACGGTACGTTCGATCTCCGCCTCGCGTCCGACAAGCGGATCGATCTCGCCGGCTTTTGCCCTCGCTACAAGTTCAACGGTAAAGCTCTCGAGCGGTCGCCGCGAAGGCGCCGGTGCGGGGCCGTCGTCGGCATAATCCTCGGCGCTCTCGAACGGATAATGCTCGTCATTCATTATCCGCTTTGAGATGCCGTGCGATATGTAATTAAGTACGTCGAGCCGCGTAATTCCTTGCTGTAAAAGCATATAGACCGCGTACGACTGGCCGTTCTGATAGAGCGAGACGAGGATATTGCCGCCGTCAACCGACTTTTGGCCGCTGCTTTCGGCCTGGAGCACCGCGTGCGAGATCGTCGATTGAAAAGTGCTCGTCAGCTCGGGCAGCGTGGTTTCGTCAAAAAGATTTTTTTCAAGGACGTTCTCAAAATAATCGTCAAGCGAGCGCTTGAGCTTTCCGATGTCCGCCCCGCACTCCAGGAGGATCTCGCTCGCCGTATTGTCGAACAAGAGGACGTACAGAAGGTGCTCGATCGTAACGAACTCATGGCTGTGCTTGACCGCAGCATCGACCGCGGCACTGATCGTTTCTTCTACATCACGCGTCAACATCTGAGAAATTCCAAAATTAGTTTACCCGATTTTGCGAGGAAATGCCGACTAAATGATCCGCACGCCCTGCCGGCCGACTTGCGAGGTGTAAATGTCGAACTCGATATCCGTAGTCTTATAAACATCACGCATCGCACCCGCAACTTCGTTCGCGGTCTCTGCGGCATCGCACAGCATAAAGACCGAAGGGCCGGAACCTGAGATGCCGCCGCCCATCGCTCCCGCCTCGAGACCGGCGGCCTTAAGCTCGGCGAATTTCGGTATCAGGCGCTGGCGTACCGGCTCGATAACAACGTCCTCCATCGATCGTGCTATCAGGTCAAGGTCGCCGCTCATCAGGCCGGCGACGAACGCGCCGAGGTTACTCCAATTCCGCACGGCATCCGCAAGCGGCACTTCACGCGGCAGTATTGCACGGGCGTCGCTGGTCTTGATCTCGATCTGCGGATGGATGACGCATGCCCAAAGAGCAGGGAATTCAAGCTCGACGACGTCCAGCGGGTCGGCAGAGCGTACAAGGGTGAAGCCTCCGTAGGTACACGGTGCCGCGTTGTCGGCGTGCCGCGAACCGGATGCAAGCAACTCGCCTTCCATTGCGAACTTTACAAGCTCGGCTTTGACGAAACGCCTGTCGATCAGTTCATTTGCCGCAGCGACCGCTCCGCACGAGCTTGCCGAACTCGAACCGATGCCGCTGCCGGGCCTTATTCCCTTGCGTATCGCGATCTCGAAGCCATGCTCGACGCCGGCCTCGTCAGCAAGAGCCTGAACCGCAACGCCCGCAACATTCTTTGCCGGATCGGTCGGCAGGGCGCTGTCGTCCAGATTTACTATTGTGATGCCGCGTTCGCTTACCTTTCTGACCGTGATCTCATCGAACGGCTCTTCCAACGCAAATCCCAAGCAGTCAAAGCCGCATACGACATTTGAGACTGTTGCCGGCGATCTGACCGTGATCTGTTCCATATTTCGCAAAGATCGGGTCAGCGTTATATCATTGATGATTTCCGAGAGACTGTCTCGAGCGGAAGAACGCACCCTGAATGTACTACTTTAGCACAAACCGCACATCTGTTGATGTTAGCTTCCGTAAAGCTGTCATAAACGGCCAGCCGGACGACCGCGGGCTGTATTTCCCGTCGGAGATCCCGCACATCGGTGCCGAGTGGTTCGCCCGCATCGGTACGATCTCTGCTGCTCAGGTCGCTTTTGACGTGATCCGCCCTTATGTCGGCGGCGAGATCGCTGATGAAAAGCTTTTTGAGATATGTCGCGAGACGCTTGAAATGGACATTCCGCTGGTGCCGCTCACGGAACGGATTTCATCCCTCGAATTGTTCCACGGGCCGACGCTTGCGTTCAAAGATGTGGGCGCGCGTTTTATGAGCCGCTGCCTCGGTGCGTTTGCAGCGGACGAAGGGCAGAAAACGCTTGTGATCGTGGCCACATCGGGCGATACCGGAGGTGCTGTTGCGGCGGGTTTTTACGGAATTGAAGGCGTTGAGGTCGTAATTCTCTATCCGAAAGGCAAGGTAAGCCGCGTTCAAGAGCTTCAGCTTACAACCTTTGGCGGAAATGTAACTACATTAGAATTACAGGGCTCCTTCGATGACTGCCAGAAGATCGCTAAACAGATCCTTTCAGACGGCGAGATGAGGTCGAAGGCACGCCTTACCTCGGCGAACTCGATAAATGTGGCACGTTGGCTCCCGCAGCAGTTCTATTATTTCCTGGCCGTAAAGCAGTGGCACGGCAGCGAACCGCCGGTGATATCAGTCCCGAGCGGCAATTTCGGTAATCTTGCCGCGGGCGTCCTTGCCCACGCCTCAGGGCTTCCGATCAAGCATTTTATTGCCGCATGCAACGTGAACGATGTCGTACCGCGATTTCTGATCGACGGTGTTTACAGCCCCCGCACGACGATCCCGACGTTATCTAACGCCATGGACGTTGGCGACCCTAGCAATTTTGTACGTATAAGCGAGATATTCGGCGGCGATCTGGAGCGAATACGGGCGGCGATCACGGCATATTCGGTCACCGATGCCGAAATTGTCGATACTATCCGGAATGTGTACTTACAGAGTAATTACATCTTAGATCCGCATGGGGCGGTCGCGTATCGTTCATTGGCAAATTATTTGGACGGTAAGCTGAATGAAGGCGGAATATTTCTGGAAACCGCCCATCCGGTCAAGTTCGACGCGGTTGCTAACACCCTTGGCAACGGCGGAGCCACTCCCGCGAGTGTTGCGGAGCTTGAAAACAAATCGCGGCACAGCATCGAAGTGCCCAATGACGTTGACGCTGTCCGCGATATCATTCTGACAAGATCATGAGAGTACTAAAGTTCGGCGGCTCCTCTGTCGCAAATGCGGCAAACATCCGCAAGGTGATAAACATTGTCCGCAAGGCGGCGGCACAAGGCCCGTGTGGGGTCGTGGTCTCGGCTCTGCAAGGGACGACCGATGATCTGATACGTGCCGGACAGTGTGCAGAACGAGGCGACGACGGCTATATTGAATTGATCAGCAACATCGCGGAACGCCACTATCTTGTGATCCGCGAACTTTTCGGCGAAGACTCGCTGCCTGTCGTACAGGACCTTGTCGAGACGGCGGTCGAGGAGCTGGAGCGCCTTTGTGAAGGCATTCGGCTTGTTCATGAACTGTCGCCGCGGACCCTCGACCGCGTTCTTAGTTTTGGTGAGATCGTTTCGTCCCGCATCCTTTCAGAGCGGCTGGCGGATGAGAAGATAGAGAATATTTGGGCAGACAGCCGCGAACTGATCAAGACCGATTCGACATTCGGCAACGCGACCGTCGATCGCAAACGGACGGAGCACCTGATCCGCGAGCACTTTGCCGAACTTGGCGGTACTCTTCGTGTGATGCCGGGCTTTATCGCGTCTGACGCCGGCGGCAGTACGACGACGCTTGGCCGCGGCGGCTCTGATTATACGGCGGCTATGGTCGCAGCGGCGACCAATGCACACATACTTGAGATCTGGACGGATGTTTCCGGGATGATGACCGCCGACCCGCGTTTCGTCAAGAATGTTCACGAGATCTCGCACCTTACATACCGCGAGGCGATGGAGCTTTCACACTTTGGTGCAAAGGTGATCTATCCGCCGACGATCCAGCCCGTAATGGCAAAGGGAATTCCGATCGCGGTCAAGAATACATTCGCGCCTGACGAGCACGGCACGCTCATCGAATCAGAAAGTTCAGCGGCGACGGAGATGATACGCGGCATATCGAGCATTGACCGCGTTGCGGTTCTCAGCCTCGAAGGCAGCGGCATGGTCGGCATTCCGGGCTTTTCGCGAAGGCTCTTTGACACGCTTTGGCGTGCGAACATCAACGTCATTCTGATCACGCAGAGTTCATCTGAGCATTCAATATGCGTTGCCGTCGAGGACAAATTCACCGAGGTCGCCCGAGCCGCCGTAGATACGGAGTTCGCGTACGAGATCAGTATAGGCAAGCTCGACCCGCTGAGGGCGGACATCGGCTTTTCGATCCTCGCACTCGTCGGCGACCGAATGAAGGAGCACACAGGTGTTTCGGGCCGTATGTTCACTACGCTCGGCCAGAACGGCATAAACATCCATGCGATCGCACAAGGTTCGAGCGAACGCAACATATCGGCGATCATCTCATCGAAGAACGTCCGCAAGGCCGTCAACACGCTGCACGAGGAATTCTTCTCGGACGGCAACAAGCAGGTCAATGTCTTTATCGCGGGTGCGGGCACGGTCGGCAGCCGACTGATAGATCAGATGGGGCGGCAGCATCAGCACCTGATCGACGAGCTGCGTTTGAATGTGCGTGTGCTCGGCATTGCGAACAGCAGGCGTTCGCTTTTCTCGGATGATGCGCTCGACCTTTCGACGGCGGTACGAGACCTCGCCGATGGTCAGCCGATGACGATAGATGAGTTCACGGATGCGATGATCGAGGCCAATAAGCGCAACGCCGTTTTTGTCGATGTAACGGCAAGCGCGGATGTCGTCGCGGCCTATCCCAAGCTACTGAAGAAGAGCATCTCGATAATCGCATGCAACAAGATCGCGGCGTCCTCAGAGTACGCACGTTACGCCGAGCTTCGTGCTTTGGCACGCGAATACGGGGCGAATTTCTTTTTTGAGACGAACGTCGGCGCGGGCCTTCCGGTGATAAACACGCTCGGAGACCTTATGCGAAGCGGCGACCGCATCGACCGGATCGAGGCAGTGCTCTCAGGCACGCTGAATTTTGTTTTCAACCATTACGACGGTACGCGGAGCTTTGCGGAGGTCGTACGGCAGGCGCAGGACGAGGGTTATACCGAGCCTGATCCGCGGCTCGACCTCAGCGGCACGGATGTCGCCCGCAAGATCCTCATACTCGCACGCGAGAGCGGCTACGAACTCGAAATGGAGGATATCGAGAACAGCAGCTTTCTGCCGGGATCGTGTCTCGAAGGCAGTGTTGATGACTTCTATCGCGAGCTTGAGCGGCACGAGGCTCATTTCCGCGGCCTCTTTGACGCGGCGGGCGAACGCGGCGAACGGCTCAAATACATCGCAGCCTTTGACGGAGGAAAGGCATCGGTGGGCCTTCAGTCGATCGGGCCGAAGCATAACTTTGCCAACCTTTCGGGCAAGGACAATGCCGTGCTCTTCTATACAAAACGTTACGCCGACCAGCCGCTTGTGATAAAAGGTGCGGGCGCAGGTGCCGACGTGACCGCCGCGGGCGTCTTTGCCGACATCATCAGAGCCTCCCGATAGATATCCGACGAAAGGCCCGCGCAAAACATTGCGTGAAAGCGAATTTACGAGCAACGGTCCTTAAGTCGCAGCCTTGTGCCGGTCATTCCATTGCGGAATTCACTGATATCCGAGCTCAGACCCGCATCAGATGAAGGCGAAATCGAACTGGGCCTGATGAATATGCTTGTCTGATGTCAGATCGACGCTGCCGAGATATGCTTCGATCTCGTCAAGCACCTCACGTTCGTCGCCGCGAAATGCCGCAGCGACCTCAGGATGCACCCGCAGCGTCGTGTGGCGAATGTCATCAACCGACCGCGAGAGCCTACGCGCCTCCGCGAGTATCTCGTAGCACACCGTAATTGGCGATTTGATCCAACCCGAACCCTCACAGTAGCTGCACGGTGCGCACATCGTCCGCTCAAGCGACTGCTTGACGCGCTTGCGCGTCATAATGATAAGCCCGAAATCATTGAAGGACAGCACCTTTGTCGGCGAACGGTCTGATGCGAGAGCCTCCTGCAGCGCCTGCGAGACCTTGTGCCGATTGCGGCGGTCCTCCATATCGATCAGATCGAGCACGATGATGCCGCCAAGGTCGCGAAGGCGTATTTGCCGTGCGATCTCCTCGACCGCTTCGAGGTTGGTCTTGACGATCGTATCCTCAAGACGCGCGTTGCCCTTGCCTACGAACTTGCCTGTGTTCACGTCGATCGCAACGAGAGCCTCGGTCTGGTTAATGACCAGATAGCCGCCGGACTTGAGCCAAACGCGCGGCTTTAACGCCTTGTCTATCTCTTCCTGAACGCCGTAATACTCGAGTATCGGCTGCTCGCGGGTGTAGAGCTTTATGCGGTTGACCATTCGCGGCTGGATCATGTTGATGAACTCGACCGTGCGTTGATATTCCTCGTCGCTGTCAACACGGATGGCCGTAAAGTCATCCGCAAGCTG
Proteins encoded in this region:
- a CDS encoding DUF962 domain-containing protein, producing the protein MIRSYAEFWEFYVEEHSKPLTRLLHLIGTVLSSALLVRLIVAGTWYYFPLCLLIGYGFAWTGHFFVERNRPATFKYPLWSLISDYKMVIYMLTGRMNAEAERILAQKLGFSRSR
- a CDS encoding HdeD family acid-resistance protein, which encodes MLLAKNWWAFLLRGIIALIFGAVAIMAPSVAFISLVLVFGIFALVDGIFSIASAFASNAKSENWWWLMLEGLVGILIGFLTIFQTSVMGDAWLFLIAAWAIINGVFKVVAAVRLRKVIKGEVWMILSGLLSVAFGVLVAMNPASGAFAVGFIIGIYAFLFGIMLILLSMKLKRFSAR
- a CDS encoding DUF2721 domain-containing protein; translation: MKEVATDIVNPEALNSTIEFLTAMVTPALLISATGSLVLSTSTRLGRVVDRVRQLEERLSDLIYRDNKDEIPLYDKRVEVIVDLLDKVTSRSRILQRAMATFYYGLGFFVLTSVVIAVAAFFNSYRWVPIPVGIIGIMFIFWGSMLMLRETSMATATVNAEMDFTWELAREVAPKSVAVKYKSKGKNKGMRPAKINDRRIPEAPSGE
- a CDS encoding radical SAM protein, yielding MTAGYLKLLAENELKCRVAALEDLLRSCTVCPKDCGNDRLKDQIAACYSGRLPIVSSYTAHFGEEPVLSGTRGTGNIFFGNCNLRCVYCQNYQISQTWKVQRKNEVTHERLAEMMLELQAHGCHNIGFVSPTHFAPQMARAVMIAAERGLRLPIIYNTNAYDSVEVLRLLEGIVDIYLPDLKYADPDAGFQYSKVRNYARYARTAIKEMHRQMGSELVFDEEGILRHGLLIRLLVLPNDIAGLAENLRWIRDELGPKTAISLMAQYYPTNKAASDPRYILLSRRISEGEWFEAVSLLDEIGMEEGFMQEYESASHYYRPDFTDKEKPFKDIRDFE
- a CDS encoding peroxiredoxin; this translates as MKQGDRAPDFTLKDGDGNDWTLSDRRGRTVVLLFYPGDDTPVCTRQLCSVRDNWQAYEATGAEVIGISTDSTASHDAFTAKYSLPLTLLSDPNADVSRVYGMKSWLPGRSARGVVVIDRTSRIAYHKVQPLSLFRPSDADVIEAIKCADAGGSW
- a CDS encoding oxidative damage protection protein, which translates into the protein MALFSNKFVCKRCGNKGEQLKAAPVPNEIGRRIVDEICTGCWQAWLQKQTQLINHFGIDVMDPKAQQFLFDNLKGFLFDEGAPGVPLTQIDTSKKGNISW
- a CDS encoding GNAT family N-acetyltransferase, which encodes MDLLSEDLDIAKVTAAQFDTLLANGWRHFGTRFYRYNWQVYERRLVRVMALRIRLSSFRQKRSQRRVLTRNADLEVSITPPVIDAEVETLFHRHKLRFKEHIPESIFEFIAPNEAASPTTLRLITARDLEGRLVGASFFDLGEVSLSAIYSCFDPEQTRRSLGIFLVLKGIEYAIESDKLFYYHGYAFDVPSFYDYKKRFTGVERFNWNGSWEPLQAYPR